The proteins below come from a single Mycobacterium parmense genomic window:
- a CDS encoding MarR family winged helix-turn-helix transcriptional regulator, with amino-acid sequence MDLADELIDDLVQVSFAVTAALSRVAAEHDLSLTQLRVLGILRDREPTMAELATHLGLERSTVSGLIDRAVQRGLARKTTHPGDARSVRVSLTTEARRLIPPIVADIGALMEPLTGRLTASEQKRLIALLDKALDH; translated from the coding sequence ATGGATCTCGCGGACGAACTCATCGACGACCTGGTGCAGGTGTCATTTGCGGTGACCGCCGCGCTCAGCCGCGTTGCCGCCGAACACGATCTGTCACTGACGCAGCTGCGCGTCCTGGGGATCCTGCGCGACCGTGAGCCGACGATGGCCGAGCTGGCAACCCACCTCGGGCTCGAACGCTCGACCGTCAGTGGGCTCATCGATCGCGCTGTGCAGCGTGGCCTGGCGCGCAAGACGACGCATCCCGGCGATGCCCGATCCGTACGCGTCAGCCTCACGACAGAGGCAAGGCGGCTGATCCCCCCGATCGTCGCCGACATCGGCGCGCTGATGGAACCGCTGACCGGCCGGCTCACCGCGAGCGAACAAAAGCGCCTGATCGCCCTGCTGGACAAAGCGCTCGACCACTAG
- a CDS encoding DUF6131 family protein — MIVVGAILLVLGFVFGIHLLWVLGIVLLVIGAVLWIMGSVGRPVGGRRYWY; from the coding sequence ATGATCGTCGTAGGTGCAATCCTTCTCGTCCTGGGATTTGTCTTCGGAATTCACTTGTTGTGGGTGCTTGGCATCGTCTTGCTCGTCATCGGCGCGGTGCTGTGGATCATGGGCTCGGTCGGGCGCCCGGTCGGCGGCCGCCGCTACTGGTACTAA
- a CDS encoding response regulator transcription factor has protein sequence MCRADGKPINVLVVDDEAVLAEMVSMALRYEGWNIATAGDGSAAIASARAQRPDVVVLDVMLPDMSGLDVLRKLREENPQLPVLLLTAKDALEDRIAGLTAGGDDYVTKPFSIEEVVLRLRALLRRTGIATVDSGAQLVVGDLVLDEDSHEVTRAGETISLTSTEFELLRFMMRNSKRVLSKAQILDRVWSYDFGGRSNIVELYISYLRKKIDNGREPMIHTLRGAGYVLKPAR, from the coding sequence ATGTGCCGCGCCGACGGAAAACCCATCAACGTCCTCGTCGTAGACGACGAAGCAGTCCTCGCCGAGATGGTCTCCATGGCACTGCGATACGAGGGCTGGAACATCGCCACCGCAGGGGACGGCTCGGCGGCGATCGCCTCGGCACGCGCCCAGCGTCCCGATGTGGTGGTTCTCGACGTGATGCTGCCCGACATGAGCGGGCTCGACGTGCTGCGCAAGCTGCGCGAGGAGAACCCGCAGCTGCCGGTGCTACTGCTGACCGCCAAGGACGCGCTGGAGGACCGCATCGCGGGGCTGACGGCCGGCGGCGACGACTATGTCACCAAGCCGTTCAGCATCGAGGAGGTCGTGCTGCGGCTGCGGGCGCTGCTGCGCCGCACCGGCATTGCTACCGTCGACAGCGGCGCGCAACTGGTGGTGGGCGACCTGGTGCTCGACGAGGACAGCCACGAGGTGACGCGCGCCGGCGAGACGATCTCGTTGACCTCCACCGAGTTCGAGCTGCTGCGGTTCATGATGCGCAATTCCAAGCGAGTGCTGAGCAAGGCTCAAATCCTCGACCGGGTGTGGAGTTACGACTTCGGCGGCCGCTCCAATATCGTCGAGCTCTACATCTCGTATCTGCGCAAGAAGATCGACAACGGTCGCGAACCCATGATCCACACGCTGCGCGGCGCGGGTTATGTCCTCAAGCCCGCCCGCTGA
- a CDS encoding sensor histidine kinase, whose product MSSSPPAESGSRLPARTPRAWSLRLRLLVGQVVVLAVVCVGITAATELALLHHLVAQLDGQLAGTSFRSALMYPEPNRPGWHHESHFYPRPGPGPRFLDAPGQPAGMVAAVVNHGRTVDAGYLTSSGARAALTPTAQTQLEQIAGSRTPVTLDLDGLGRYRVVAAPSRSGDDIIVTGLAMSNIDATLMRMLVIFGIVTVIALAAATTAGAFIIKKALAPLRRVAQTASEVVELPLDRGEVELPVRVAEPDANPATEVGQLGSALNRMLDHISAALSARQASETRVRQFVADASHELRTPLAAIRGYTELTQRMDRDGGDREAIAHAMSRVASETERMTRLVEDLLLLARLDSGRPLEREPVDLSRLAVDAVSDAHVAGPDHQWEIDLPEEPVVIPGDAARLHQVLTNLLANARVHTGAGTVVTTRLTAEPSQTVLRVIDNGPGIPPSLQTEVFERFARGDSSRSRKGGSTGLGLAIVSAVVRAHHGTISVDSSPGHTEFTVRLPTNGWQPPAANP is encoded by the coding sequence ATGTCCTCAAGCCCGCCCGCTGAGAGCGGGTCGCGACTTCCGGCCAGAACACCGCGGGCCTGGTCCCTGCGGCTGCGGCTGCTCGTCGGGCAGGTCGTGGTGCTGGCCGTCGTCTGCGTCGGGATCACCGCCGCAACCGAATTGGCGCTGCTCCATCACCTGGTGGCGCAGCTCGACGGCCAGCTCGCCGGCACCTCGTTCCGCTCGGCCCTGATGTATCCGGAGCCGAATCGGCCTGGCTGGCACCATGAGTCGCACTTCTATCCGCGACCGGGTCCCGGGCCGCGGTTTCTCGACGCCCCGGGCCAGCCCGCCGGCATGGTCGCCGCGGTGGTCAACCACGGCAGGACGGTCGACGCGGGTTACCTGACGAGCAGCGGCGCTCGCGCCGCGTTGACCCCCACGGCGCAAACACAACTCGAGCAGATCGCCGGCAGCCGGACGCCGGTGACGCTGGACCTCGACGGTCTGGGCCGATACCGCGTCGTCGCCGCCCCCAGCCGCAGCGGGGACGACATCATCGTCACCGGACTCGCGATGTCCAACATCGACGCCACCCTGATGCGGATGCTGGTGATCTTCGGGATCGTGACCGTCATCGCGCTGGCCGCCGCGACCACCGCCGGCGCCTTCATCATCAAAAAGGCACTGGCGCCCCTGCGCCGAGTTGCCCAAACAGCAAGCGAGGTAGTCGAATTGCCGCTGGACCGCGGTGAAGTCGAGCTGCCGGTGCGGGTGGCCGAACCCGACGCCAACCCCGCCACCGAGGTCGGCCAACTCGGTTCGGCGCTGAACCGGATGCTCGACCACATCTCGGCGGCGCTGTCGGCGCGACAGGCCAGCGAGACCAGGGTCCGCCAGTTCGTCGCCGACGCCAGTCACGAGCTGCGCACGCCGCTCGCCGCGATCCGCGGCTACACCGAGCTCACCCAGCGCATGGACCGCGACGGCGGCGACCGCGAGGCCATCGCCCACGCGATGAGCCGGGTGGCTTCGGAGACGGAGCGGATGACGCGGCTCGTCGAGGACCTGCTGCTGCTGGCGCGCCTGGACTCGGGCCGGCCGCTGGAACGCGAGCCCGTGGACCTGTCGCGGTTGGCGGTCGACGCCGTCAGCGATGCGCACGTCGCCGGGCCGGATCACCAGTGGGAGATCGATCTGCCCGAAGAGCCGGTGGTGATACCCGGTGACGCGGCGCGGCTCCATCAGGTGCTCACCAACCTGCTCGCCAATGCCCGCGTCCACACCGGCGCGGGCACCGTCGTCACGACGCGGCTGACGGCCGAGCCGTCGCAAACGGTGTTGCGGGTCATCGACAACGGACCCGGCATCCCGCCGTCGCTGCAGACCGAGGTGTTCGAGCGATTCGCCCGCGGCGACTCCTCGCGGTCGAGAAAAGGCGGCAGCACCGGGCTGGGGCTGGCCATCGTGTCCGCCGTCGTCAGGGCGCACCACGGCACCATCTCGGTCGACAGCTCACCCGGGCACACCGAGTTCACGGTGCGGTTGCCGACCAACGGGTGGCAACCGCCCGCAGCTAATCCATGA
- a CDS encoding lipoprotein LpqH, whose amino-acid sequence MKRGLAVAVTATAILAVGLTGCSSNKSSTGSSGTSSSAGTAAAAGGASPTKVLIDGKDQNVSGSVVCSTVGGNVDIAIGGAATGIAAVLTDANPPQVKSVGLGNVNGVTLGYAANGQGNASADKNGNSYKITGTATGVDMANPMQPVNKPFEIDVTCP is encoded by the coding sequence GTGAAGCGTGGATTAGCGGTCGCGGTGACCGCAACGGCGATTCTGGCCGTGGGACTCACCGGCTGTTCCAGCAACAAGTCGAGCACCGGGAGCTCCGGAACCAGCTCGAGTGCCGGCACAGCGGCCGCGGCCGGCGGAGCTTCCCCGACCAAGGTCTTGATCGACGGCAAGGACCAGAACGTGAGCGGCTCGGTCGTATGCTCGACCGTGGGCGGCAACGTCGACATCGCGATCGGCGGCGCGGCGACCGGCATCGCCGCCGTGCTCACCGACGCCAACCCGCCCCAGGTGAAGTCCGTCGGGCTCGGCAACGTCAACGGCGTGACGCTCGGATACGCCGCCAACGGCCAGGGCAACGCCTCGGCGGACAAGAACGGCAACAGCTACAAGATCACGGGGACCGCGACCGGCGTCGACATGGCAAACCCGATGCAGCCCGTCAACAAGCCCTTCGAGATCGATGTGACCTGCCCCTGA
- a CDS encoding alkyl/aryl-sulfatase, whose translation MEHKPPTAAIESANNRHDLPFHDETDFRDADRGFIAALSPCVIRAADGRVVWDNDAYSFLGGPAPSSVHPSLWRQSTLAAKQGLYEVVPGIYQVRGFDLSNITFVEGDTGVIVIDPLVSTEVAAAALALYRTHRGGERPVVAVIYTHSHVDHFGGVLGVTSQAEVDAGAVAVLAPEHFIEHAVQENVYAGPAMTRRATYMYGTLLPRGPHGQVGCGLGQAPSTGEVAVIVPTVDIRETGEKHTVDGVEIEFQMAPGTEAPAEMHFYFPRFRALCMAENATHNLHNLLTLRGALVRDPHAWSGYLTEAIDAFAERADVVFASHHWPTWGRDNIVEFLSLQRDMYAYLHDQTLRLLNRGFTGVEIAEMFRMPPALERAWHTHGYYGSVSHNVKAVYQRYMGWFDGNPGRLWPHPPEALAPRYVDAMGGIDRVVELAQAAFDSGDFRWAATLLDHAIFTDAGHTPARALYADTLEQLAYGAENAVWRNFFLSGATELRGGNFGTAVTAASMSMAKQLTAEQIFDSLALRVDGPRSWDLDMAIDITFADSATNYRLALRNGVLIYRKVAADPATATVTVKPDSKFRLLLVAMGDFSSPGLQMSGDPTALQTFLGVLDEPDQNFNIVTP comes from the coding sequence ATGGAGCACAAACCCCCCACCGCGGCCATCGAGTCGGCGAATAACCGCCACGACCTGCCATTTCACGACGAGACGGACTTTCGCGACGCCGACCGCGGCTTCATTGCTGCGCTGTCCCCCTGCGTGATCCGGGCCGCCGACGGCCGGGTGGTGTGGGACAACGACGCGTACTCCTTCCTGGGCGGCCCGGCGCCGTCGTCGGTGCACCCGAGCCTGTGGCGGCAGTCGACGCTGGCCGCCAAGCAGGGCCTCTACGAGGTGGTGCCGGGCATCTACCAGGTGCGCGGCTTCGACCTGTCGAACATTACCTTCGTCGAGGGCGACACCGGGGTCATCGTGATCGACCCTCTGGTGTCCACCGAGGTGGCCGCCGCGGCACTGGCGCTGTACCGGACCCATCGCGGCGGTGAGCGCCCCGTCGTCGCGGTGATCTACACCCACAGCCACGTCGACCATTTCGGCGGCGTTCTGGGAGTGACCTCCCAGGCGGAGGTGGACGCGGGCGCCGTCGCCGTGCTGGCGCCGGAACACTTCATCGAGCACGCCGTGCAGGAGAACGTCTATGCCGGTCCGGCGATGACGCGCCGCGCGACGTACATGTACGGGACCCTGCTGCCGCGCGGGCCGCACGGCCAGGTCGGGTGCGGGCTCGGCCAGGCGCCGTCGACCGGCGAGGTGGCCGTCATCGTCCCCACCGTCGACATCCGCGAGACCGGCGAGAAGCACACCGTCGACGGCGTCGAGATCGAGTTCCAGATGGCTCCGGGCACCGAGGCGCCCGCCGAAATGCATTTCTACTTCCCGCGTTTCCGGGCGCTGTGCATGGCCGAGAACGCCACGCACAATCTGCACAATCTGTTGACCCTGCGTGGCGCCCTGGTGCGCGACCCGCACGCGTGGTCGGGATACCTCACCGAGGCAATCGACGCGTTCGCCGAGCGTGCCGACGTGGTGTTTGCCTCGCACCACTGGCCGACGTGGGGCCGGGACAACATCGTCGAATTCCTGTCGCTGCAACGGGACATGTATGCGTACCTGCACGACCAAACGCTGCGCCTGCTGAACCGGGGATTCACCGGGGTCGAGATCGCCGAGATGTTCCGGATGCCGCCGGCGCTGGAGCGGGCCTGGCACACCCACGGGTACTACGGGTCCGTCAGCCACAACGTGAAGGCCGTCTACCAGCGCTACATGGGCTGGTTCGACGGCAACCCGGGCCGGCTGTGGCCGCACCCGCCGGAGGCGCTCGCGCCCCGTTACGTCGACGCGATGGGCGGCATCGACCGTGTCGTCGAGCTCGCCCAAGCCGCGTTCGACTCTGGCGACTTCCGCTGGGCGGCAACCCTGCTGGATCACGCGATCTTCACCGACGCCGGCCACACGCCGGCCCGGGCGCTGTACGCCGACACGCTGGAGCAGTTGGCCTACGGCGCCGAGAACGCGGTGTGGCGCAACTTCTTCCTGAGCGGTGCGACGGAATTGCGCGGCGGCAATTTCGGCACCGCCGTCACGGCCGCGTCGATGTCGATGGCCAAACAGCTGACGGCGGAGCAGATCTTCGACAGCCTGGCCCTGCGGGTCGACGGGCCGCGGAGCTGGGACCTCGACATGGCCATCGACATCACCTTCGCCGATTCGGCGACCAACTACCGCCTCGCCCTGCGCAACGGAGTACTGATCTACCGCAAGGTGGCCGCCGACCCCGCGACGGCAACCGTCACGGTCAAGCCGGACAGCAAGTTTCGGCTGCTGCTGGTGGCCATGGGGGACTTCAGCTCACCCGGGCTACAGATGTCCGGCGACCCGACGGCCTTGCAGACGTTCCTCGGCGTCCTCGACGAACCGGACCAGAACTTCAACATCGTGACGCCGTAG
- a CDS encoding NADPH:quinone oxidoreductase family protein: MRAAVCHFYGTPEDLVIEDVDEPVPAAGQLLVRVHAAAVNFPDVLFIAGKYQVKIPPPFIPGNEIAGEVIAAGEGTPFVAGQRVAGTTFGAFAEQALLDAGQATLVPEDADFASAAAFGVTYRTAYHTLRSVAPVAEGDWVVVLGAAGGVGLAAVDLAVAMKARVLAAASGPRKLDLCRRRGAEATVDYDREDLKARIRELTGDGARVVLDPVGGSYSEPALRGLARGGTFVTLGYAAGTIPAIPLNLVLLKGICVRGMEIRTFAGDHPDEADRDVRELADMFAAGTVRPYIGARFPLAQIAAALRHVAERKVLGKVIIDVT, from the coding sequence ATGCGGGCCGCCGTGTGCCACTTCTACGGCACCCCCGAAGATCTCGTGATCGAGGACGTCGACGAGCCGGTGCCGGCCGCGGGCCAGCTGCTGGTCCGCGTCCACGCCGCGGCGGTCAACTTCCCCGATGTGCTGTTCATCGCCGGCAAGTATCAGGTGAAGATTCCGCCACCGTTCATCCCGGGCAACGAGATCGCCGGCGAGGTGATCGCCGCCGGGGAAGGCACCCCGTTCGTCGCGGGGCAGCGGGTGGCGGGAACCACCTTCGGGGCGTTCGCCGAGCAGGCTCTTCTCGACGCGGGCCAGGCGACGCTGGTGCCCGAGGACGCCGACTTCGCGTCGGCCGCGGCCTTCGGTGTGACCTACCGCACCGCCTACCACACACTGCGGTCGGTTGCCCCGGTGGCAGAAGGGGATTGGGTGGTGGTGCTCGGCGCCGCCGGCGGAGTGGGGCTGGCCGCGGTAGACCTCGCGGTGGCTATGAAGGCCCGCGTGCTGGCGGCGGCGTCGGGTCCGCGCAAGCTCGACCTGTGCCGACGGCGCGGCGCCGAGGCCACCGTGGACTACGACCGGGAGGACTTGAAGGCACGCATCCGGGAGCTCACCGGCGACGGGGCCCGCGTGGTCCTCGACCCGGTCGGCGGTTCGTATTCGGAGCCGGCGCTGCGCGGGCTCGCCCGGGGCGGCACCTTCGTCACACTGGGCTACGCCGCCGGCACGATCCCGGCCATCCCCCTCAACCTCGTTCTGCTCAAGGGCATCTGCGTGCGCGGCATGGAGATCCGCACCTTCGCCGGTGACCACCCCGACGAGGCCGACCGCGACGTGCGCGAGTTGGCGGACATGTTCGCGGCCGGCACGGTCCGGCCCTACATCGGTGCGCGTTTCCCGCTGGCCCAGATCGCGGCGGCGCTGCGGCACGTGGCCGAGCGCAAGGTGCTGGGCAAGGTGATCATCGACGTCACCTGA
- a CDS encoding TetR/AcrR family transcriptional regulator, with translation MSSLGNRVTAAVERALDDRQREATEEVERILAAAVRVMERSAPEPPRVSDIVAEAGSSNKAFYRYFAGKDDLILAVMERGVAIVVSYLEHQMAKESKPRDQVVRWIEGTLAQVADPHLISMSRAAAGQMSAGSDWRAAEQEMMRPLRDLLVAPVAALGSVDVDRDVDAVFSCTAATMRRFVGSAERPGPGDIAHVVRFCLGGLGAH, from the coding sequence GTGAGCTCATTGGGCAATAGGGTCACGGCGGCAGTCGAGCGGGCACTCGACGACCGCCAGCGGGAGGCCACCGAGGAGGTGGAACGCATCCTGGCCGCCGCGGTCCGGGTGATGGAACGGTCCGCGCCCGAACCGCCCCGGGTCAGCGACATCGTCGCCGAGGCCGGTTCGTCGAACAAGGCGTTCTACCGCTATTTCGCCGGCAAGGACGACCTGATCCTGGCCGTGATGGAGCGCGGGGTGGCCATCGTCGTGTCCTACCTCGAGCACCAGATGGCCAAGGAATCCAAGCCGCGCGATCAGGTCGTGCGCTGGATCGAGGGCACGCTGGCGCAGGTGGCCGACCCGCACCTGATCAGCATGAGCCGCGCTGCGGCCGGACAGATGTCCGCCGGATCCGATTGGCGCGCAGCCGAACAGGAAATGATGCGGCCGCTGCGCGATCTGCTCGTCGCGCCCGTCGCGGCGCTGGGCAGCGTCGACGTCGACCGCGACGTCGACGCCGTGTTCAGCTGCACCGCCGCCACCATGCGGCGCTTCGTGGGTTCGGCCGAGCGGCCCGGGCCCGGCGACATCGCCCACGTGGTGCGATTCTGCCTGGGCGGGCTGGGGGCGCATTGA
- a CDS encoding acyl-CoA dehydrogenase family protein has protein sequence MPFDFSTEPEFEKKLDWVREFVHEEVEPLGVLFPGCEFLPLDDERRRIVDPLKQQVRDQGLWAPHLGPELGGQGFGAVKLTLINEILGRSPWAPIVFGTQAPDTGNAEIIARFGTQDQKDRYLAGLLSGEIFSCFSMTEPQGGADPRVFTTRAVRDGDDWVITGRKYFSSNASVASFFIVVAITDPDAPVHTGASTFLIPAGTEGLIVEADHHLVGADPHEPGHSLVRYDGVRVPADALLGEPGQGFVILQTRLAGGRLHHAMRSIGMAQRAVDMMSRRAKSRFTQGSSLADKQLVQEFVADSYTELIPFRLTVLHAAWLIDNGDERAARTEIAACKILASQVLKSIALRAIQVHGALGLTDQLPLVNVLLGGIALGLADGPTEAHKVNLARMLLKGYEAEDGDWPSEMLDVRRAAARAKYGELIGQ, from the coding sequence ATGCCTTTTGACTTTTCCACCGAACCGGAGTTCGAGAAGAAGCTCGACTGGGTGCGCGAATTCGTCCACGAGGAGGTCGAACCGCTCGGGGTGCTGTTCCCCGGTTGCGAGTTCCTGCCCCTCGACGACGAGCGCCGCCGAATCGTCGACCCCCTCAAACAGCAGGTGCGCGACCAGGGCCTGTGGGCACCGCACCTGGGCCCGGAGCTGGGCGGCCAGGGTTTCGGCGCGGTCAAGCTGACGCTGATCAACGAGATCCTGGGGCGCAGCCCGTGGGCACCGATCGTGTTCGGGACCCAGGCGCCCGACACCGGCAACGCGGAGATCATCGCCCGCTTCGGCACGCAGGACCAGAAGGACAGGTACCTGGCCGGGTTGCTGTCCGGGGAGATCTTCTCCTGCTTCTCGATGACGGAACCGCAGGGCGGCGCCGATCCGCGGGTGTTCACCACCCGCGCCGTCCGCGACGGCGACGACTGGGTGATCACCGGCCGGAAGTACTTCTCCTCCAACGCCTCCGTCGCATCGTTTTTCATCGTCGTCGCCATCACCGACCCCGACGCCCCGGTCCACACCGGCGCGTCGACGTTTTTGATCCCGGCCGGCACCGAGGGGCTGATCGTGGAGGCCGACCACCATCTGGTGGGGGCGGACCCGCACGAACCGGGCCATTCGCTGGTGCGTTACGACGGGGTCCGGGTGCCTGCGGATGCGCTGCTCGGCGAGCCGGGCCAGGGTTTCGTGATCCTGCAAACCCGGCTCGCGGGCGGGCGCCTGCATCACGCCATGCGCTCGATCGGCATGGCGCAGCGCGCCGTCGACATGATGTCGCGGCGCGCGAAAAGCCGCTTCACCCAGGGCAGCTCCCTTGCCGACAAGCAGCTGGTCCAGGAATTCGTCGCCGACTCCTACACCGAGCTGATCCCGTTTCGCCTGACGGTGCTGCACGCGGCATGGCTGATCGACAACGGCGACGAACGCGCCGCGCGCACGGAGATCGCCGCCTGCAAGATCCTGGCGTCACAGGTGCTGAAATCGATTGCGCTGCGCGCGATCCAGGTCCACGGCGCCCTGGGGCTCACCGACCAGCTGCCGCTGGTGAACGTGCTGCTGGGCGGCATCGCCCTGGGGCTGGCGGACGGACCGACGGAGGCCCACAAGGTCAACCTGGCCCGGATGCTGTTGAAAGGGTACGAGGCCGAAGACGGTGACTGGCCGAGTGAGATGCTCGACGTCCGCCGGGCGGCCGCACGCGCCAAATACGGTGAGCTCATTGGGCAATAG
- a CDS encoding SDR family NAD(P)-dependent oxidoreductase — translation MGYADRLFDLTDHVILITGGSRGLGREMAFAAAHCGADVVVASRNMDTCVATAKEIEDQTGRAAMHYQVHVGRWDQLDGLVDATYDRFGKIDTLINNAGMSPLYDTLSSVTEKLFDAVVNLNLKGPFRLSALVGERMVAAGRGSIINVSSTGSLRPNAGIIPYAAAKAGLNAMTEGLAQAFGPTVRVNTLMAGPFLTDVSKAWDLGGGNSFGHLFLKRAGNPHEIVGAALFLASDASSFTTGSILRADGGIP, via the coding sequence ATGGGCTATGCAGACCGCCTTTTCGATCTGACCGACCACGTCATCCTGATCACCGGCGGCAGCCGCGGCCTGGGCCGCGAGATGGCCTTCGCGGCCGCGCACTGCGGTGCCGATGTGGTGGTCGCCAGCCGCAACATGGACACCTGCGTGGCCACCGCAAAGGAGATCGAGGACCAGACCGGGCGTGCGGCGATGCACTATCAGGTGCACGTGGGTCGCTGGGACCAACTCGACGGTCTGGTCGACGCGACCTACGACCGGTTCGGCAAGATCGACACGCTGATCAACAACGCCGGCATGTCACCGCTGTACGACACGCTGAGCAGCGTCACCGAGAAGCTCTTCGACGCGGTGGTCAACCTCAACCTCAAGGGCCCCTTCCGGTTGTCGGCACTGGTCGGCGAGCGGATGGTCGCCGCGGGACGCGGGTCGATCATCAACGTGAGCTCGACCGGATCGCTGCGCCCCAACGCCGGGATCATCCCGTACGCCGCGGCGAAGGCCGGCCTGAACGCCATGACCGAGGGGCTGGCGCAGGCGTTCGGCCCGACCGTGCGGGTCAACACGTTGATGGCCGGGCCCTTCCTCACCGACGTCAGCAAGGCCTGGGATTTGGGCGGCGGCAACAGCTTCGGCCATCTCTTCCTCAAACGCGCCGGCAACCCGCACGAAATAGTGGGCGCTGCTTTGTTTTTGGCGTCGGATGCGTCCAGCTTCACCACCGGCTCGATCCTGCGGGCCGACGGCGGAATCCCCTGA